Proteins co-encoded in one Schaalia radingae genomic window:
- a CDS encoding aspartate:alanine exchanger family transporter gives MASVFSFLAEQPVLFLFILIGIGMAFGRVKVRGIGLGAAAVLFFAIILAAWAETYGVELRVTRELGTLGLALFAFAIGITSGASFFHNLRKAIGPILIMVVLYIVAASVGLLVGRGFGMSTAMITGTFAGATTNTPALAAAGEASGDPGAATVGYSISYIFGVIGMLGAAAAALSYGKHDKDAPSPLANRTIRVEREDHPFIGDIYEKLGSRVTFSRLRRGEAGPITRPSMSDTLDPGDLLTVVGPRELVARVATELGHSSSHSLLQDRSYLDFRRMTVSDPKVAGRTVGDLDFATRFSATISRVRRGDVDMVAEPGLVLQQGDRVRVVAPTSKMKKITEFFGDSARGLSDVNPVALGIGMALGILLGELKFFTPTGEYFSIGSAAGTLIIGLIFGKIGRVGPIVTAIPYTACQVLSEFGLLVFLAQAGAVAGGQIIEAFTSGAWWKIFLLGVIITLIMAIGMYCSMRWIFKMGGTRLAGVLAGSQTQPAVLAFANGRTNMDPRVALGYALVYPVAMIGKIMVAQVFGAM, from the coding sequence CATACGGTGTTGAGCTGCGCGTCACCCGTGAACTCGGCACGCTTGGCCTGGCCCTCTTCGCCTTTGCTATCGGTATTACTTCCGGCGCATCCTTCTTCCACAATCTGCGCAAGGCCATCGGACCAATCCTTATCATGGTCGTGCTGTACATCGTGGCCGCTTCGGTCGGCCTGCTGGTCGGACGCGGATTCGGCATGAGCACCGCGATGATCACGGGCACATTTGCCGGTGCTACGACGAACACGCCCGCTCTGGCTGCCGCCGGAGAAGCGTCCGGCGACCCAGGTGCTGCCACTGTTGGCTACTCCATTTCCTACATTTTTGGTGTCATCGGCATGCTCGGTGCTGCGGCTGCTGCCCTGTCATACGGCAAGCACGACAAAGATGCGCCCAGCCCGCTGGCTAACCGCACCATCCGCGTCGAGCGCGAAGACCATCCCTTCATTGGTGACATCTACGAAAAGCTCGGCAGCCGCGTGACGTTCTCGCGTCTGCGCCGCGGTGAGGCTGGCCCGATCACGCGCCCATCCATGTCGGACACACTCGATCCTGGTGACCTGCTGACAGTTGTTGGCCCGCGTGAACTTGTGGCGCGTGTTGCCACCGAGCTTGGACACTCCTCCTCGCACTCACTGTTGCAGGACCGCTCCTACCTGGACTTCCGCCGCATGACAGTGTCTGACCCGAAGGTCGCTGGGCGAACAGTGGGAGACCTTGATTTCGCCACTCGTTTTTCCGCCACGATTTCTCGTGTACGTCGCGGTGACGTGGATATGGTCGCAGAACCAGGACTGGTGCTCCAGCAAGGTGACCGCGTGCGTGTGGTTGCTCCGACCTCCAAGATGAAGAAGATTACCGAGTTCTTCGGTGACTCGGCACGCGGCCTGTCTGACGTGAACCCGGTCGCTCTGGGCATCGGCATGGCGCTGGGCATTTTGCTGGGCGAGCTGAAGTTCTTCACCCCCACCGGTGAGTATTTCTCGATCGGTTCCGCTGCCGGCACGCTGATCATAGGCCTGATCTTTGGCAAGATCGGCCGCGTCGGCCCGATCGTCACCGCGATCCCCTACACCGCATGCCAGGTGCTCTCGGAGTTCGGTTTGCTGGTCTTCCTCGCTCAGGCCGGAGCCGTCGCAGGCGGTCAGATCATCGAAGCGTTCACATCAGGCGCATGGTGGAAGATCTTCCTGCTCGGCGTCATTATCACGTTGATCATGGCGATCGGCATGTACTGTTCGATGCGCTGGATCTTCAAGATGGGCGGCACGCGCCTGGCCGGTGTACTTGCAGGTTCGCAGACCCAGCCTGCGGTATTGGCATTTGCGAATGGCCGCACGAACATGGATCCTCGTGTGGCGCTCGGCTACGCACTGGTCTACCCGGTCGCCATGATCGGCAAGATCATGGTGGCGCAGGTCTTCGGCGCCATGTAG
- a CDS encoding sulfite exporter TauE/SafE family protein, with protein MLVACCIACSVLLGACLQRISGMGLGLVAGPVLSLLMGGVDGIVMMNILAVINASIIALTVWRDIDWKRWVLLGPIMVVGSIPGALLVRSVSPAWVQVIVGALITVSLIATVVRGAKLRRVDFADNQVVEWFCAASYLVVAHRGSYWRDARGDRYGSAYCSSSQQISFPCAGFSPGSCGRYNCPDQRYYLGVNRRIISSFTNMTTGRSLPRSAGA; from the coding sequence ATGCTAGTAGCGTGTTGTATTGCATGCTCGGTCCTGCTGGGAGCGTGTTTGCAACGCATTTCCGGCATGGGGCTGGGCCTGGTTGCTGGCCCGGTGTTGTCGCTTCTGATGGGCGGTGTGGACGGCATCGTCATGATGAATATTCTGGCTGTCATCAATGCGAGCATCATCGCGCTGACCGTGTGGCGCGACATCGACTGGAAACGGTGGGTGCTGCTCGGGCCAATCATGGTGGTCGGCTCGATTCCTGGGGCTTTGCTGGTGCGTAGTGTTTCACCTGCCTGGGTGCAGGTTATTGTTGGCGCACTCATCACCGTGTCACTGATCGCAACTGTGGTTCGAGGGGCGAAGCTACGGCGGGTTGATTTCGCTGACAACCAAGTGGTTGAGTGGTTCTGTGCAGCTTCATACCTCGTGGTGGCTCATCGCGGTAGCTATTGGCGCGATGCTCGTGGGGATCGCTACGGGAGTGCTTATTGCTCCTCGAGTCAGCAAATCTCATTCCCGTGCGCTGGCTTTAGTCCTGGCAGTTGTGGGCGCTACAACTGTCCTGATCAAAGGTATTATCTCGGTGTCAACCGGCGCATAATCAGCTCTTTCACGAACATGACAACTGGGCGCTCACTGCCGCGCAGCGCCGGGGCGTAG
- a CDS encoding ABC transporter ATP-binding protein, producing MTAPLLQANDLTVRIGGSTILDSLNLTMNRGEHVGMIGASGSGKSMFAKTVMGLLPSPAQVSGSLRVSDLNVTGASEKDLRSFRGATAAMVFQDPLSALDPLMRIGKQLEWPLAHHQHVRGRRAMRAAINEALSGVQLPDPERVAHAFAHELSGGQRQRVAIALALACQPDLLIADEPTTALDVTVQAHILDVLTQATRQHDTALLFISHDLPVVAQMADRIVVIEEGRISDDVSTSNLVAADATDLSDGTRRIVEAARHLDTMMDTIKSRDDRRDNDE from the coding sequence ATGACCGCGCCACTGCTCCAGGCCAATGATCTGACCGTGCGCATCGGCGGCAGCACGATTCTGGACTCGCTCAATCTGACCATGAATCGCGGCGAGCACGTGGGCATGATCGGTGCGTCCGGGTCGGGTAAATCAATGTTCGCCAAAACTGTGATGGGGCTTCTGCCTTCGCCAGCTCAGGTGAGCGGATCTTTACGGGTGAGCGACCTCAATGTGACCGGTGCATCCGAAAAAGACCTGCGCAGCTTCCGTGGAGCCACGGCGGCAATGGTTTTCCAGGATCCCCTGTCTGCCCTCGATCCGCTCATGCGTATCGGTAAGCAATTGGAGTGGCCGCTGGCCCACCATCAGCATGTACGAGGGCGACGCGCCATGCGCGCTGCAATCAATGAAGCGCTGAGCGGAGTGCAGCTACCTGATCCTGAACGCGTTGCCCACGCATTTGCGCATGAACTGTCCGGAGGCCAGCGCCAACGCGTGGCGATTGCGCTGGCGCTGGCCTGTCAGCCAGACCTCCTGATCGCAGATGAGCCTACCACGGCGCTGGACGTAACAGTGCAGGCGCATATTCTGGATGTCCTCACCCAGGCCACGCGCCAGCACGACACTGCGTTACTTTTCATCTCTCATGACCTTCCGGTGGTCGCACAGATGGCTGATCGCATCGTCGTCATCGAGGAGGGACGGATCAGCGACGACGTGTCAACCTCGAACCTCGTGGCCGCAGACGCAACGGATCTGAGCGATGGCACACGCCGCATTGTGGAGGCGGCGCGCCACCTCGACACGATGATGGACACTATCAAGTCCCGCGACGATCGGAGGGACAACGATGAGTGA
- a CDS encoding ABC transporter substrate-binding protein: MKRSRVIAALATLVMGMTACAGPDAFNSSQSGQSAGGQANAAATIDIGSLYEPTNLSNSGSGGQGATEALTGNVYETLFRLTDSGDVEPWLATEDVVSEDGLTHTLTIREGVTFSSGKEMTVNDVVASIKHLLSDESQSARKKEVSVISDVQAPDSTTVVLTLSEPSVSLDYDLSGMWVVPEGLDTTTQTDGTGPYTVEGWTKGSTLTLKVREDYWGDKPANAGAIFHYFTDATSMTNALQAGDIDIVTNVQSPDAIPTFDSNANFTVSDGMSTTKELLAFNDRVKPFDDARVRKAVYSAIDRDKLLESVWADKGQVIGSMVPPSDPWYEDLTGLNPYDPELSRSLLAEAGLAGGFSFTLDTPTYDPHPLVAEFVKSELAKIGVTVTINPITADEWYSKVFTNKDYEATLQEHVNTRDVVWYANPDFYWGYDNPEVSDLVERSQHAHSTDEQADLLRQANRIIAEEAASAWLYLYPQVVIARSHLSGYGVNGLNSQFFVAGISESE; this comes from the coding sequence GTGAAACGTTCACGAGTCATCGCCGCGTTGGCCACCCTCGTCATGGGAATGACTGCGTGTGCGGGCCCGGATGCTTTCAACTCGAGCCAGTCCGGTCAAAGCGCCGGCGGCCAGGCGAACGCAGCGGCCACCATTGACATTGGCTCCCTGTACGAGCCGACGAACCTATCAAACTCAGGTAGCGGTGGGCAGGGCGCGACCGAAGCGCTGACAGGCAACGTGTATGAAACACTGTTCCGCCTGACTGATTCGGGTGACGTGGAACCTTGGCTGGCCACTGAAGACGTCGTCTCCGAAGATGGACTGACCCATACGCTCACCATTCGTGAGGGCGTGACGTTCTCCTCGGGAAAGGAGATGACCGTCAACGACGTTGTCGCCTCCATCAAGCACCTACTGTCTGACGAATCGCAGTCCGCGCGCAAGAAGGAAGTATCCGTTATCTCTGACGTGCAGGCACCTGACAGCACGACCGTCGTCCTGACGCTGTCAGAGCCTTCCGTTTCACTGGACTATGACCTGTCCGGCATGTGGGTTGTTCCCGAAGGGCTCGACACCACGACGCAAACTGACGGCACCGGACCCTACACGGTGGAGGGATGGACGAAAGGTTCGACCCTCACGCTGAAGGTTCGCGAGGACTACTGGGGTGACAAGCCTGCCAATGCCGGTGCCATCTTCCACTACTTCACCGATGCGACGTCCATGACGAACGCTCTGCAGGCCGGTGACATCGACATTGTGACGAATGTGCAGTCACCGGATGCGATCCCCACTTTCGATTCGAACGCGAACTTCACCGTCTCTGACGGCATGTCCACGACGAAGGAACTGCTCGCTTTCAATGACCGAGTCAAGCCGTTCGATGATGCGCGCGTGCGCAAAGCTGTCTACTCAGCCATTGACCGCGACAAGCTCCTGGAGTCCGTGTGGGCGGACAAGGGACAGGTCATCGGCTCGATGGTGCCGCCTTCGGACCCGTGGTATGAGGACCTGACTGGCCTGAACCCTTACGATCCGGAGTTGTCGCGCTCACTGCTGGCCGAAGCTGGACTGGCTGGCGGCTTCTCCTTCACGCTGGACACTCCGACCTACGATCCGCATCCACTGGTCGCTGAGTTCGTCAAGAGCGAGCTGGCCAAGATCGGTGTAACCGTGACGATCAATCCGATCACCGCTGACGAATGGTATTCCAAGGTCTTCACAAACAAGGATTACGAAGCCACGTTGCAGGAGCACGTCAACACTCGCGACGTCGTGTGGTACGCCAACCCGGATTTCTACTGGGGCTACGACAATCCTGAAGTGTCCGACCTTGTCGAGCGCTCTCAGCACGCGCATTCCACCGATGAACAAGCCGACCTGCTGCGCCAGGCCAACAGGATCATTGCCGAGGAAGCCGCAAGCGCCTGGCTCTACCTGTACCCTCAAGTTGTGATCGCACGGTCTCATCTGAGCGGATACGGGGTCAACGGGCTGAACTCACAGTTCTTCGTGGCGGGGATTAGCGAGTCCGAGTGA
- a CDS encoding ABC transporter permease — translation MIRYLVRRSALLLATGVAGLIAIFVLLRLLPGDPANALLTSTATPEQIEAARRQVGSDQPVVTQFVRWISDLAHGDLGTSFTSGTSVGAEIASRLSVTIPLTLIAFTFALIIAIPLGYVAARWRNGPAGLIVSIFSQIGIAVPVFWIAMMAVIVFAVRLRLVPASGFPPQGWGTPFLAWTALVLPVSTIAFVSSASMTRYTRSAALDVIDSGYVACARALGQSRTRAMIRHGLRNASIPVISVASIELATTFIGAVVVEQVFALPGLGSMLTRAIAQHDFPSIQGVLLVSTALVLVIGFLADVLQRIVDPRLRTSLTGGRA, via the coding sequence GTGATCCGGTACCTGGTTCGTCGCAGCGCATTGCTCCTTGCCACTGGGGTGGCGGGCCTCATTGCAATATTTGTGCTGCTCAGGCTCCTGCCCGGCGACCCAGCCAATGCGCTTTTGACATCGACCGCAACGCCGGAACAGATTGAGGCGGCGCGCCGTCAGGTCGGATCTGACCAGCCGGTTGTGACCCAGTTCGTCCGCTGGATTTCTGACCTGGCGCATGGCGACCTGGGCACGTCGTTCACATCAGGAACGTCGGTGGGCGCTGAGATTGCCTCACGCCTGTCGGTGACCATTCCTCTGACTCTGATCGCCTTCACATTCGCCCTGATCATTGCCATTCCTCTGGGATACGTGGCGGCTCGATGGCGCAACGGGCCTGCCGGCCTGATCGTGTCGATCTTTTCGCAGATCGGTATCGCTGTTCCTGTTTTCTGGATCGCCATGATGGCGGTGATCGTTTTTGCCGTCAGGTTGCGTCTGGTGCCCGCGAGCGGTTTCCCACCCCAGGGATGGGGTACCCCGTTCCTCGCGTGGACGGCACTCGTCCTGCCGGTCAGCACCATCGCTTTCGTCTCCAGCGCGTCGATGACGCGCTACACCCGCTCAGCCGCCCTCGATGTCATTGACTCAGGCTACGTGGCGTGCGCGCGGGCGCTGGGCCAGTCGCGCACGCGCGCAATGATCCGTCACGGTTTGCGCAACGCATCGATCCCGGTGATCTCGGTAGCCAGCATCGAGCTTGCGACCACCTTCATCGGTGCAGTCGTTGTTGAGCAGGTTTTCGCTCTGCCCGGCCTGGGCTCCATGCTGACCCGAGCGATCGCTCAGCATGATTTCCCCTCTATTCAAGGGGTCCTGCTTGTCTCCACCGCCCTCGTGCTGGTCATCGGGTTCCTTGCTGACGTGCTTCAACGTATCGTTGATCCGCGTCTGCGCACTTCCCTGACAGGAGGTCGCGCGTAA
- a CDS encoding threonine/serine ThrE exporter family protein — protein MVAHDRLAHASRIVLRLGQMLLSSGASAFRVKHGMARLAQAVGIEQHHAQVTYTEIISTAYASGTFRTELAEQRAMGVNADRIDRLASFVNGLGGPGSISIEEVDSTLDEIEHVPPLYSTLPNALASGIACAAFSFLNHGGWVECSVVAIAAFFGQYLRRQMLHRRMNHFGVWMACGALASTIYISLVAAAQHFMNVEPTHQAGFISAVLFLVPGFPLVTGIIDLVRHDFQAGIPRLVYVTMLMVSAGVAVWSVSLIFHWSVTPQYDYHLMPWVLYLLRFLTSYIASYGFAMLFNTPPKVSAYAALIGAMINTGRLAMVDELHVPVQAAVGIAALCAGLLASLVARSSHRYSRVSLSVPAVVIMIPGVPLYRSLAYLNNGNINDASAALFSVFFTVISIGVGLAVARMLTDRNWLMERPVSVPSLGLAGAIDEGDADELGDSLGDEVDPFPEGADGR, from the coding sequence ATGGTGGCTCACGATCGCCTTGCTCACGCGTCGCGTATCGTGTTGCGTCTGGGACAGATGCTGTTGTCCAGCGGTGCGAGTGCATTTCGCGTCAAACACGGCATGGCTCGTCTGGCGCAGGCAGTCGGTATTGAGCAGCACCACGCGCAGGTGACATACACCGAGATTATCTCCACGGCGTACGCGTCGGGCACCTTCCGCACCGAGCTTGCCGAGCAGCGCGCGATGGGTGTCAACGCTGACCGCATCGACCGGCTTGCGAGTTTCGTCAATGGCCTGGGCGGGCCCGGATCGATCAGCATCGAGGAAGTCGACTCCACACTTGATGAGATCGAGCACGTGCCGCCGTTGTATTCGACGCTGCCGAACGCGTTGGCATCGGGTATCGCATGCGCGGCGTTCTCATTTCTTAATCACGGCGGCTGGGTGGAGTGCTCCGTTGTTGCCATCGCGGCCTTCTTCGGTCAGTATCTGCGCCGCCAGATGCTTCACCGTCGCATGAATCACTTCGGCGTGTGGATGGCGTGCGGTGCATTGGCCTCCACGATCTACATTTCACTGGTGGCAGCCGCGCAGCACTTCATGAACGTCGAACCAACCCACCAGGCCGGTTTCATTTCAGCAGTGCTCTTCCTGGTGCCAGGATTCCCGTTGGTCACCGGCATCATTGACCTGGTGCGTCACGATTTCCAGGCGGGGATTCCGCGTCTGGTCTATGTCACGATGCTGATGGTGTCGGCGGGTGTGGCCGTGTGGAGCGTGTCGTTGATTTTCCACTGGTCGGTCACCCCTCAGTATGACTATCACCTGATGCCGTGGGTGCTGTACCTGCTGCGGTTCCTGACCTCGTATATCGCGTCTTACGGGTTCGCTATGTTGTTTAATACGCCGCCCAAGGTCAGTGCCTACGCTGCGCTGATCGGTGCAATGATCAACACGGGTCGTCTGGCGATGGTGGATGAGTTGCATGTGCCCGTTCAGGCTGCTGTGGGGATTGCGGCACTGTGCGCGGGTCTGCTGGCGTCGCTGGTGGCGCGTTCGAGCCATCGTTACTCACGCGTGAGTCTGTCGGTGCCCGCCGTTGTCATCATGATCCCGGGTGTGCCGTTGTACCGTTCGCTGGCTTACCTGAACAACGGGAACATCAATGACGCGTCTGCCGCACTTTTCTCCGTGTTCTTCACGGTTATTTCAATCGGCGTGGGTCTGGCGGTTGCGCGCATGCTCACTGACCGCAACTGGCTGATGGAGCGTCCAGTGTCTGTGCCTTCGCTCGGCCTGGCTGGGGCAATCGACGAGGGCGACGCTGATGAGCTGGGTGACAGCCTGGGCGATGAGGTCGATCCTTTCCCTGAAGGAGCCGACGGGCGGTAG
- a CDS encoding ABC transporter ATP-binding protein, which yields MSDSALIFDDVTFHYPSTDAGIDHFSVHLEPGARVALVGESGSGKTTAARLGLGLLPAQSGSVTFAGMPVRSRSRSIMRNFRSHVQAVFQDPYSSLNPRMRVGAIVAEPLHALKVASGARAREMVHEALRLVGVDPQRADEYPRTFSGGQRQRIAIARALVSEPSVIIADEPVSALDMATRASVMEMIDSITRERGMSLLLVSHDLATVASACDTIVVLKDGHVEDRGPTRRVLSAPEGDYARALIAAIPRLPSGTD from the coding sequence ATGAGTGATTCTGCTTTGATTTTTGACGACGTCACCTTCCACTACCCGTCAACAGATGCCGGCATTGACCACTTCAGCGTGCACCTCGAGCCGGGTGCACGCGTCGCCCTCGTCGGTGAATCCGGAAGCGGGAAAACCACAGCTGCGCGGCTGGGCCTGGGATTGTTGCCCGCGCAGTCGGGGTCTGTCACCTTTGCCGGGATGCCGGTGCGCTCGCGTTCGCGCAGTATCATGCGCAATTTCCGTTCACACGTTCAGGCGGTGTTCCAGGATCCGTATTCTTCACTCAACCCGCGTATGCGTGTCGGGGCGATCGTTGCCGAGCCGCTGCACGCGCTGAAGGTGGCGTCGGGCGCACGGGCGCGGGAGATGGTGCACGAGGCATTGCGGCTGGTCGGTGTCGATCCGCAGCGCGCTGACGAGTATCCTCGAACTTTTTCAGGTGGGCAGCGTCAACGCATCGCCATTGCCCGGGCCCTGGTGTCTGAGCCGAGCGTCATCATCGCTGATGAACCTGTTTCGGCACTGGATATGGCGACGCGCGCCTCCGTCATGGAGATGATCGATTCGATCACCCGTGAGCGCGGCATGTCGCTTCTGCTGGTTTCTCACGATCTGGCGACCGTGGCCTCAGCGTGCGACACTATCGTCGTGCTCAAGGATGGGCACGTCGAAGATCGCGGCCCGACTCGTCGTGTATTGTCAGCTCCCGAGGGTGACTATGCGCGCGCACTGATTGCTGCAATTCCTCGACTGCCAAGCGGCACCGACTGA
- a CDS encoding histidine-type phosphatase: MTTQRARIVGLTALCSIAALSVVSAQQLAFADATEEGPFYSSKQPYIAPSESDIAGYSQPPAGFNIEHTQLVARHGSRGLSSYKYDALLMLMAQTAQKENGFVSPEVGEAFMKNLESITAANVANGYGMLTGQGATQHRGIGERTYKRNSALFERAIAEGDAIRFESSGEARATQSGESFLTGFEAASHDSVTPIVESLEAHPETLYFHKLENPDGSVKQEGTPAYEVASRYEAFIGEQTSDGGVIAGAMDYIESLPQSQESARRVLSQIFTPEFIDSIGDDAHTWFNTADGSKDGDKNCAPNADESTDADACGSARKKITSAVDAAMDLYNLYIIGADMQEENTGEHAFDFEQYFANYQDDTKWFSYLLDAEDFYEKGPGVTGTDGSYAPAQPLLDDFFAQIDERTAGGSHVATFRFAHAETIAPFSALLRLPGSTQQAPAVSQPVSIDDVFNYATNEWRGSTVMPMAANVQWDTACQAGTDPATGRSWTPIVRMLVNEVETPFNSSCTAVAEGSSWYKVSELRHCLLGQAQTESPLLTKSSSVGPSDKPEVDPAQTTGDEEGQGQGAASERPSHLATTGLNSALAIASLAAIAMGTVLVTRRK, encoded by the coding sequence ATGACTACACAGCGCGCCCGGATTGTCGGGCTGACTGCGCTTTGTTCAATTGCGGCATTGTCCGTGGTATCAGCTCAGCAACTGGCTTTTGCTGACGCCACCGAGGAAGGTCCTTTCTATTCCTCGAAGCAGCCGTACATCGCACCCAGCGAAAGTGACATCGCAGGATATTCACAACCTCCAGCAGGTTTCAACATCGAGCATACCCAGCTCGTCGCCCGCCACGGTTCGCGAGGATTGTCCTCCTATAAGTACGATGCTCTGTTAATGCTGATGGCTCAGACGGCTCAGAAAGAAAACGGTTTCGTGTCACCGGAGGTGGGCGAGGCATTTATGAAGAACCTCGAGTCGATCACAGCGGCCAACGTGGCCAACGGCTACGGAATGCTCACCGGTCAGGGCGCTACGCAGCACCGCGGAATTGGTGAACGCACCTACAAACGCAACTCTGCTCTCTTCGAGCGCGCCATTGCCGAGGGTGACGCGATCCGCTTTGAGTCCTCAGGTGAGGCTCGCGCCACCCAATCCGGCGAAAGCTTCCTCACAGGGTTTGAAGCCGCCTCGCACGACAGTGTGACGCCGATCGTGGAATCCCTCGAAGCGCATCCTGAAACACTTTACTTCCACAAGCTGGAGAACCCTGATGGCTCAGTGAAGCAGGAGGGAACGCCGGCTTACGAAGTAGCCTCTCGTTACGAAGCATTCATTGGGGAGCAGACCAGTGACGGTGGAGTGATCGCCGGAGCGATGGACTACATCGAGTCGCTGCCTCAGTCGCAGGAATCAGCACGCCGGGTTCTCTCGCAGATCTTCACGCCCGAGTTTATTGACTCGATCGGAGATGATGCGCATACATGGTTCAACACTGCTGATGGCTCGAAGGATGGCGACAAGAACTGCGCACCGAACGCTGATGAAAGCACTGACGCTGATGCGTGCGGCTCCGCCAGGAAGAAGATCACCAGCGCTGTTGATGCGGCGATGGATCTGTACAACCTGTACATCATCGGTGCTGATATGCAGGAGGAAAACACCGGGGAGCACGCATTCGATTTCGAGCAGTATTTCGCAAACTACCAGGACGACACCAAGTGGTTCTCCTATCTGCTCGACGCTGAGGACTTTTACGAAAAAGGTCCGGGCGTGACGGGAACTGACGGGTCATACGCGCCTGCGCAACCGTTGCTCGATGATTTCTTCGCCCAGATCGATGAGCGCACCGCCGGTGGATCCCACGTTGCAACGTTCCGCTTTGCTCACGCAGAAACGATTGCTCCTTTCTCCGCCCTGCTTCGTTTGCCTGGTTCAACCCAGCAGGCACCTGCTGTCTCACAGCCTGTCAGCATCGACGACGTCTTTAACTACGCCACCAACGAATGGCGCGGATCCACCGTCATGCCGATGGCGGCAAACGTCCAGTGGGACACGGCCTGTCAGGCCGGCACCGATCCTGCAACGGGTAGGTCGTGGACCCCGATTGTCCGCATGCTTGTCAACGAGGTGGAAACACCGTTTAATTCCTCGTGTACTGCGGTTGCCGAAGGATCATCCTGGTACAAGGTCTCCGAGCTGCGCCATTGTCTTCTTGGACAAGCTCAAACGGAATCTCCACTGCTGACGAAGTCCTCGTCTGTCGGACCATCTGACAAGCCAGAGGTTGATCCAGCTCAGACTACTGGTGATGAGGAGGGGCAGGGTCAAGGTGCGGCCTCTGAGCGCCCCTCACACCTCGCGACAACTGGCTTGAACTCTGCTCTTGCGATTGCGAGCCTGGCAGCAATCGCAATGGGAACAGTTCTCGTGACGCGCCGCAAGTAG
- a CDS encoding ABC transporter permease, which yields MTPAPSPSPSAPRRRASRTGRAGLIIGVVLLSAVALAALVSLFWLPYPVDDTSGGRLEGASWQHWLGTDRLGHDIATRVLIGARIALTVGTGAALIASIIGISFGLLAALSRGWFDDVASSILDVLIAFPTLLLAMLMVAVGGASLLTVTVAIGLSASAVIARLTRILTSRVLREQYVVAARTSGVGTLGIVWRHVLPNIWPFLIVNVAVLFGSAVLAEAGLSYLGLGTPPPNASWGRLLLDAQATFTTQPLGAIAPGVAIVVLVIGANLLSDGLRAAVDPTQQEAS from the coding sequence ATGACTCCCGCACCCTCCCCTTCGCCATCCGCTCCGCGCCGCCGGGCCAGTCGAACCGGCAGAGCCGGCCTGATCATCGGCGTCGTTCTTCTCTCCGCGGTCGCCCTGGCCGCCCTCGTCTCACTGTTCTGGCTGCCCTACCCTGTCGATGACACGTCGGGCGGCCGACTGGAAGGCGCATCGTGGCAGCACTGGCTCGGCACCGATCGCCTGGGCCATGACATCGCTACACGCGTACTGATCGGTGCGCGTATCGCGCTGACGGTCGGCACCGGCGCAGCGCTCATCGCATCCATCATCGGCATCAGCTTCGGACTCCTTGCAGCACTTTCGCGCGGCTGGTTCGACGATGTGGCCTCCTCGATCCTGGACGTCCTCATCGCCTTTCCGACACTGCTGCTCGCCATGCTGATGGTCGCAGTTGGAGGCGCATCACTGCTGACCGTCACGGTGGCGATTGGCCTGTCGGCATCTGCCGTGATAGCGCGGCTGACGCGCATCCTCACATCACGTGTGCTGCGCGAGCAGTACGTGGTTGCCGCACGCACGTCCGGAGTGGGGACCCTTGGCATTGTCTGGCGCCATGTTCTACCCAATATCTGGCCCTTCCTGATCGTCAACGTGGCTGTGCTGTTCGGTTCAGCGGTTCTGGCTGAAGCAGGATTGTCCTACCTGGGGCTGGGCACTCCCCCGCCGAACGCGTCGTGGGGGCGTCTGCTGCTGGATGCTCAGGCCACGTTCACCACACAGCCTCTGGGCGCAATCGCACCAGGCGTCGCCATCGTCGTCCTCGTGATCGGCGCAAATCTACTGTCGGACGGCCTGCGCGCCGCGGTCGATCCTACCCAGCAGGAGGCCTCATGA